In the Novosphingobium sp. 9 genome, one interval contains:
- the fliD gene encoding flagellar filament capping protein FliD, with translation MVTSTSSASTTTTSPTTTSLATLLGGGSGVDMLALANNLATAQFSARTSQLSTKTDTLNTKVSTASNIKSMLLALDTSMGTLVRSGDLARTPSVANAAVATATLTGATAPKGSYSLEVSQLAANQTLASAAFGASTETVGAGTLTLRFGTTSGSSFAEDPSHSAVNISIPEGATLADVASAINGANAGVSAYVAQTVNGAQLVMKGTEGAANGFTLETDAASGSGLAKLAWSPSSGSSTLMTTAQDAAFKVDGLPMTATSNSVSTAVNGVKLQLTATNVGAPTTITFADPTSSIGTSMQDLVDALNEVMGALNTATSLGGDLANDAGARTLKRSLMAIGSQTVMPNATGTARTLADLGLKTQRDGTFALDTSRLNATVASDPEGVAAMWTNGVNGVFATVDKVYRDATSTTGTYSLGASISTWTKQLTQIATDQSDLAEQQEALRSRLATQFTASETRISSIKSTMSMLTNQIAQWNKSS, from the coding sequence ATGGTCACGAGCACATCCTCTGCGTCCACGACGACGACTTCGCCCACCACGACCTCGCTCGCCACCCTTCTCGGCGGCGGCAGCGGGGTCGACATGCTGGCGCTGGCCAACAATCTGGCGACCGCGCAGTTCTCTGCCCGCACCAGCCAGCTCTCGACGAAGACCGACACGCTCAACACCAAGGTCTCCACTGCCTCCAACATCAAATCGATGCTGCTGGCCCTCGACACCTCGATGGGCACGCTGGTGCGCTCGGGCGATCTGGCGCGCACGCCGTCGGTCGCCAATGCGGCTGTCGCGACCGCCACGCTGACCGGCGCAACCGCGCCCAAGGGCAGCTATTCGCTGGAAGTCTCGCAACTGGCGGCGAACCAGACACTGGCCAGCGCGGCCTTTGGTGCAAGCACCGAAACGGTCGGCGCGGGCACACTGACGCTGCGGTTTGGCACAACCTCGGGCTCGTCCTTCGCGGAGGACCCAAGCCATTCGGCGGTCAACATCTCCATCCCCGAAGGCGCAACGCTGGCCGATGTTGCCAGCGCGATCAACGGCGCGAACGCGGGCGTCAGCGCCTATGTCGCGCAGACGGTGAACGGCGCGCAGCTGGTGATGAAGGGTACAGAAGGCGCCGCCAACGGCTTCACGCTGGAAACCGATGCGGCCTCTGGCAGCGGCCTTGCCAAGCTCGCCTGGAGCCCCTCCTCCGGCAGCAGCACCCTGATGACCACCGCGCAGGACGCCGCCTTCAAGGTCGACGGCCTGCCGATGACCGCAACCTCGAACAGCGTTTCCACCGCCGTCAACGGCGTGAAGCTGCAACTGACCGCGACCAATGTCGGCGCGCCGACGACGATCACCTTTGCCGATCCCACGTCCTCCATCGGCACCTCGATGCAGGATCTGGTCGATGCGCTGAACGAGGTGATGGGCGCGCTCAACACCGCGACCTCGCTCGGCGGAGACCTTGCCAACGATGCGGGCGCGCGCACGCTCAAGCGCTCGCTGATGGCGATCGGCAGCCAGACGGTGATGCCCAATGCCACCGGCACCGCGCGCACGCTGGCCGACCTTGGCCTCAAGACCCAGCGCGACGGCACCTTCGCGCTCGACACCAGCCGTCTCAACGCCACCGTGGCCAGCGATCCCGAAGGCGTGGCGGCGATGTGGACCAACGGCGTCAACGGCGTCTTCGCCACGGTCGACAAGGTCTATCGCGATGCGACCTCCACCACCGGCACCTATTCGCTGGGCGCCTCGATCAGCACCTGGACCAAGCAGCTGACGCAGATCGCCACCGACCAGAGCGACCTTGCCGAACAGCAGGAAGCGCTGCGCTCGCGCCTCGCCACCCAGTTCACCGCCTCCGAAACGCGGATCAGTTCGATCAAGTCGACGATGTCGATGCTGACGAACCAGATCGCGCAGTGGAACAAGTCGAGCTGA
- a CDS encoding acyl-CoA thioesterase, with product MNQAIPHRFLIGIEPSDIDFMGHVNNASYLKWVQAAVIDHWRALAPAEAISQHLWVAIKHEITYRKPAFLEDDVIATVLLEKVQGARAFYETVIRRGEEVLAEVKSSWCCLDAATMRPARLARDVIKRFFAADEASEL from the coding sequence GTGAACCAAGCCATTCCCCACCGGTTTTTGATCGGCATCGAGCCTAGCGACATCGACTTTATGGGGCATGTCAACAATGCCAGCTACCTGAAATGGGTGCAGGCTGCAGTCATCGATCACTGGCGAGCCTTGGCTCCTGCCGAGGCGATCAGCCAGCATCTGTGGGTGGCGATCAAGCACGAAATTACCTACCGCAAACCGGCTTTTCTCGAGGACGATGTCATTGCAACCGTGCTTCTGGAAAAGGTTCAGGGCGCCAGAGCGTTTTACGAGACGGTGATCCGGCGCGGGGAAGAAGTTCTGGCTGAAGTCAAATCCAGCTGGTGTTGCCTCGATGCGGCGACCATGCGGCCAGCACGTCTCGCGAGGGATGTGATCAAGCGGTTTTTTGCGGCCGACGAAGCCAGCGAGTTGTGA
- a CDS encoding aldehyde dehydrogenase: MSPFRPEAELSEALRGGFLIDGAWQAPKEGRQVDIVSPDTGECLLRLPLAGPDDVDAAIRAARAAFDHGPWPRMSGAERGEVIARIAEGLRAHADLLARLWTAQIGAPVSFARMFAGFAAPVFNYFADLAGHYAFEETRPSLTGTAHIRRDPVGVAGLIVPWNAALPLLSFKLAAALAAGCTVVVKAPVETPLEALVIAEIAAAAGLPAGVLNVVTGDRAEGERIVASPLIDKISFTGSTTAGKAVARACIERMARFTLELGGKSAAVLLDDVRLDKVLPVLAPFTMPLSGQICFAQTRILAPRTRYDEVVAAYAGVMQGLTVGDPWAETTHLGPLANARQFTRVSDYVGIGQSEGARLVCGGGRPKGLDRGFFFSPTVFADVTPDMRIAREEVFGPVVVVMAYEDEADALRIANATDYGLTGTVFTEDPARGAAFARGIDAGAVTVNGLEIVPGVPFGGTKQSGIGREGGPEGLEAYLESRVVTVPA, from the coding sequence ATGTCACCATTCCGGCCCGAGGCCGAACTTAGCGAAGCCCTGCGCGGCGGTTTCTTGATCGATGGCGCCTGGCAGGCCCCGAAGGAAGGGCGGCAGGTCGACATCGTTTCGCCCGATACCGGCGAGTGCCTGCTCCGCCTGCCGCTTGCCGGGCCGGACGATGTCGATGCCGCGATCCGCGCCGCGCGTGCGGCCTTCGACCATGGTCCCTGGCCGCGCATGAGCGGCGCCGAGCGCGGCGAGGTAATCGCCCGCATCGCCGAAGGCCTGCGCGCGCACGCCGACCTGTTGGCCCGCCTGTGGACCGCGCAGATCGGCGCACCAGTTAGCTTTGCGCGGATGTTTGCAGGCTTCGCCGCACCGGTCTTCAATTATTTCGCCGATCTCGCGGGCCATTACGCCTTCGAGGAGACCCGACCCTCGCTGACCGGCACCGCCCATATCCGGCGCGACCCGGTGGGCGTCGCCGGGCTGATCGTGCCGTGGAACGCTGCCTTGCCGCTTCTGTCCTTCAAGCTGGCAGCGGCACTGGCGGCGGGCTGCACAGTGGTGGTCAAGGCGCCGGTCGAGACGCCGCTCGAAGCGCTGGTGATTGCCGAGATAGCGGCCGCGGCGGGGCTGCCGGCAGGCGTGCTCAATGTAGTGACCGGCGACCGCGCCGAGGGCGAGCGGATCGTCGCCTCGCCATTGATCGACAAGATCAGCTTCACCGGCAGCACCACGGCGGGCAAGGCGGTTGCGCGGGCCTGCATCGAGCGCATGGCGCGTTTTACGCTGGAACTGGGCGGCAAGTCGGCGGCGGTGCTGCTGGACGATGTACGACTGGACAAGGTGTTGCCGGTGCTGGCGCCCTTCACCATGCCGCTTTCGGGGCAGATCTGCTTCGCGCAGACGCGCATCCTCGCGCCGCGCACGCGCTATGATGAAGTGGTGGCGGCCTATGCCGGCGTCATGCAGGGGTTGACGGTCGGCGATCCCTGGGCCGAAACCACGCATCTCGGCCCGCTCGCCAATGCACGGCAATTCACGCGCGTTTCCGATTACGTGGGCATCGGCCAGAGCGAGGGCGCGCGGCTGGTCTGTGGCGGCGGACGCCCCAAGGGTCTCGATCGCGGCTTCTTCTTCTCACCCACTGTCTTTGCCGATGTCACCCCCGACATGCGGATCGCCCGCGAGGAGGTGTTCGGCCCTGTGGTGGTGGTGATGGCCTATGAGGACGAAGCCGATGCCTTGCGCATCGCCAATGCGACGGATTACGGCCTGACCGGCACGGTGTTCACCGAGGACCCTGCGCGCGGCGCCGCCTTCGCGCGGGGGATCGACGCAGGCGCGGTCACCGTCAACGGGCTAGAGATCGTGCCCGGCGTGCCGTTCGGCGGCACGAAACAATCGGGTATAGGGCGCGAGGGTGGTCCGGAAGGGCTGGAAGCCTATCTCGAGAGTCGGGTGGTCACCGTACCGGCGTGA
- a CDS encoding aminotransferase class I/II-fold pyridoxal phosphate-dependent enzyme, with the protein MENAALSVRPIAAVEPFHAMAIGRLAHELAAAGRSVIHMEYGQPSTPAPVAALEAARESLNGAPRGYWESTALLDRIARYYREAHDVEIDREQVILTCGASPALVLALSSLFAPGARVALARPGYVAYRNTLRALYLEPVEIPCGPDERYQITAEALAALDPAPEGLILASPANPTGTVIAAGELAAIAGVCRARGIRVVSDEIYHGLAYGEGDDAKLHSMLEFLDEAVIVNSFSKYYSMPGWRLGWLVVPPHLVGAARARMGNLFLTPSEMAQHAGLAAFDAQAELEGHVANYRRNREMLLAAMPRLGLSEIAPPDGAFYIWADIGHLTQDSLGFCRALLQDTGVATAPGIDFDPVDGHRFMRFSFAVSPAEVAEAIARMEPWFAQRRKEAAPAP; encoded by the coding sequence ATGGAAAATGCCGCTCTATCCGTTCGTCCCATTGCCGCAGTCGAGCCGTTTCATGCGATGGCCATCGGTCGACTGGCACACGAACTGGCCGCCGCCGGGCGTTCGGTCATCCATATGGAATATGGCCAGCCATCGACCCCGGCGCCGGTCGCAGCGCTGGAGGCCGCGCGCGAATCGCTGAATGGCGCGCCGCGGGGCTACTGGGAAAGCACCGCGCTGCTCGATCGTATCGCCCGCTATTATCGCGAGGCCCACGATGTGGAGATCGATCGCGAACAGGTGATCCTAACCTGCGGCGCCTCGCCTGCGCTGGTGCTGGCGCTTTCCAGCCTGTTTGCGCCGGGCGCGCGGGTCGCGTTGGCGCGGCCGGGCTATGTCGCCTATCGCAACACGCTGCGCGCGCTCTATCTGGAGCCGGTCGAGATACCGTGCGGCCCGGACGAGCGATACCAGATTACCGCCGAGGCGCTGGCGGCGCTTGATCCGGCGCCCGAAGGGCTGATCCTGGCGAGCCCTGCCAATCCGACCGGTACGGTGATCGCGGCCGGGGAACTGGCGGCGATTGCTGGAGTCTGCCGGGCACGGGGCATCAGGGTGGTTTCGGACGAGATCTATCACGGCCTTGCCTATGGCGAAGGGGATGATGCGAAGCTGCACTCGATGCTGGAGTTTCTGGACGAGGCGGTGATCGTCAACAGCTTCTCCAAGTACTACTCGATGCCGGGATGGCGGCTCGGCTGGCTGGTGGTGCCGCCGCATCTGGTCGGCGCCGCGCGGGCGCGCATGGGCAATCTGTTCCTGACGCCGTCCGAGATGGCGCAGCATGCGGGCCTTGCCGCTTTCGATGCACAAGCGGAACTGGAGGGGCATGTCGCCAACTATCGGCGCAACCGGGAGATGCTGCTGGCGGCGATGCCGCGTCTCGGCCTCAGCGAGATCGCGCCGCCGGACGGAGCCTTCTACATCTGGGCGGACATCGGCCATCTGACGCAGGACAGCCTCGGCTTCTGTCGTGCATTGTTGCAGGATACCGGCGTCGCCACGGCGCCGGGAATCGACTTCGATCCGGTGGACGGACATCGCTTCATGCGCTTCAGTTTCGCCGTTTCCCCGGCGGAAGTGGCCGAGGCGATCGCGCGCATGGAGCCCTGGTTTGCACAGCGGCGGAAAGAGGCCGCGCCTGCTCCGTAG
- a CDS encoding flagellar protein FliS → MIHRHRTVHEAYRSVDFDARVRGAAPAELVHVCYEHLVGALGTAVHAEGLGDNALKSRSMTRALTAITALRMGVSGEGGVAEALRHMYESARRTILDSAIAFDAHRVGALRDDFLEIASAMRVN, encoded by the coding sequence ATGATCCACCGTCACCGCACCGTCCACGAGGCCTATCGCAGTGTCGATTTCGACGCCCGCGTGCGCGGCGCCGCGCCGGCCGAGCTGGTCCACGTCTGCTACGAGCATCTCGTCGGCGCGCTGGGCACGGCCGTCCATGCCGAGGGCCTCGGCGACAACGCCCTGAAAAGCCGCTCGATGACCCGCGCGCTGACCGCGATCACCGCGCTGCGCATGGGGGTGTCCGGCGAAGGCGGCGTCGCCGAAGCCCTGCGCCATATGTACGAATCCGCACGCAGGACAATTCTCGACAGTGCCATTGCTTTCGATGCCCACCGCGTCGGAGCATTGCGCGATGATTTTCTCGAAATCGCCAGTGCCATGCGGGTTAATTGA
- a CDS encoding flagellar biosynthesis protein FlhB: MSGGESSGEKSFAPTEKRKREAAKRGDVLRSRELATAASMLVGAVWMLMAGPWVFGLLEEVLRGGFRFSRADLDSFEPGPLLIRAMWAALPPILLLGLPVIALSLLSQLGFDEGRWLPGNLAPKPSRIDPTQGLKRMFGPNGLIEIGKGLAKVALLGTIVWVWASTRVETFARLGRGDLGGQLSYAWHAVVMLLFLLAAGLFAIAFVDLPVQLVRRMSRLKMTLQDVRDESKESEGSPEKKAAIRDRQRKIAMGGLVPAMKEAQFVLTNPTHFAVALTYDQLKAPAPVLLAKGRDEKAAAMRALALEYGVPMLEYPALARSVFYTTRENQMIREEHYVAVASILAFVMSLKRGERRERPHVSVPVTVRFDAEGRPDPGSFA, encoded by the coding sequence ATGAGCGGCGGCGAAAGCAGCGGCGAGAAGAGCTTCGCCCCCACCGAAAAGCGCAAGCGCGAGGCCGCCAAACGCGGCGACGTCCTGCGCTCACGCGAACTGGCGACCGCCGCCTCGATGCTGGTCGGCGCGGTGTGGATGCTGATGGCCGGACCGTGGGTGTTCGGGCTGCTGGAAGAGGTGCTGCGCGGCGGTTTCCGGTTCAGCCGCGCCGATCTTGACAGCTTCGAGCCCGGCCCCCTGCTGATACGCGCGATGTGGGCCGCCCTGCCGCCGATCCTGCTGCTCGGCCTGCCCGTGATCGCGCTGTCGCTGCTCTCGCAACTGGGCTTTGACGAGGGGCGCTGGCTGCCCGGCAACCTTGCCCCCAAGCCCTCGCGGATCGACCCAACGCAGGGGCTCAAGCGGATGTTCGGCCCCAACGGCCTGATCGAGATCGGCAAAGGCCTCGCCAAGGTCGCGCTGCTCGGCACTATCGTCTGGGTATGGGCCAGCACGCGGGTCGAGACCTTCGCCCGGCTGGGGCGCGGAGACCTTGGCGGCCAGCTTTCCTATGCCTGGCATGCGGTGGTCATGCTGCTGTTCCTGCTCGCCGCCGGCCTCTTCGCCATCGCCTTCGTCGATCTGCCGGTGCAACTGGTGCGCCGCATGTCGCGCCTGAAGATGACGCTGCAGGACGTGCGCGACGAATCCAAGGAAAGCGAAGGCTCGCCCGAGAAGAAAGCCGCCATCCGCGACCGCCAGCGCAAGATCGCCATGGGCGGCCTCGTCCCCGCCATGAAGGAGGCGCAGTTCGTCCTCACCAACCCCACCCACTTCGCCGTCGCGCTCACCTACGACCAGCTCAAGGCGCCCGCGCCGGTGCTGTTAGCAAAGGGGCGCGACGAAAAGGCCGCCGCGATGCGCGCGCTGGCGCTGGAATACGGGGTGCCGATGCTCGAATATCCCGCGCTCGCCCGCTCGGTGTTCTACACCACGCGCGAAAACCAGATGATCCGCGAGGAGCATTATGTCGCGGTCGCCTCGATCCTCGCCTTCGTGATGTCGCTGAAGCGCGGCGAGCGGCGCGAGCGGCCCCACGTCTCGGTGCCGGTCACGGTGCGCTTCGATGCCGAAGGGCGCCCCGACCCCGGCAGTTTCGCGTAA
- a CDS encoding transporter: MREIARYGSFERDDRRGTISRSTRKGGHARPQERAAEMKRSSDGIPSHALIGRAGAKAAMRIGGRCKSRRLVLGGILAILLPTGAQASENGLSHYPNGVNTVLTGILPAPGDLQFFSYSQYYDVTGLPGENGKPVVPDFKADIKVEAPRLVYTYPVNISKNIHLSSGIITTFVGQSINAAGHRDSATGFADIDIEPLYVTYANDRHNFFIYGGMDIWAPTGSYNKNRLANLGYNYWTFAPDIFMTWFPNPKVEISTAIVSEFNTTNSATHYHSGSAINIDQSVHLRPFDSLPKLRLAVQGYWHQQLGDDTVDGMPVDGGFKGREFGIGPQIEYDLFKKGGILFKYDREVGVVNRPAGNRFWFELTFPVAGP, encoded by the coding sequence TTGCGCGAAATCGCGCGCTACGGCTCATTTGAGCGAGACGATCGACGAGGGACAATATCTCGATCGACGCGCAAAGGCGGCCATGCAAGGCCGCAGGAGAGGGCTGCCGAAATGAAAAGGTCTTCCGATGGAATCCCGAGCCATGCCCTGATTGGCCGCGCCGGTGCGAAGGCAGCGATGCGGATCGGGGGGCGGTGCAAAAGCCGCAGGCTGGTGCTGGGCGGCATACTCGCCATTCTGCTGCCCACCGGCGCACAGGCGAGCGAGAACGGTCTCAGCCATTATCCCAACGGGGTGAACACCGTGCTGACTGGCATATTGCCAGCCCCTGGTGACCTCCAGTTCTTCAGCTACTCGCAATATTACGATGTCACCGGACTGCCCGGTGAAAATGGCAAGCCGGTGGTTCCCGATTTCAAGGCCGACATAAAGGTCGAAGCGCCGCGCCTCGTTTATACCTATCCGGTGAACATCTCGAAGAACATCCACCTTTCCAGCGGCATCATCACGACTTTCGTCGGCCAGAGCATCAATGCCGCGGGCCACCGCGACAGCGCCACCGGCTTTGCCGATATCGATATTGAACCGCTCTACGTCACTTATGCCAATGACCGGCATAATTTCTTCATCTACGGCGGGATGGATATCTGGGCGCCGACCGGCAGCTACAACAAGAATCGCCTAGCCAATCTCGGGTATAATTATTGGACCTTCGCGCCGGATATTTTCATGACCTGGTTCCCCAACCCGAAGGTCGAGATTTCCACGGCGATCGTCAGCGAGTTCAACACCACCAACAGTGCCACGCATTACCATTCGGGCTCGGCGATCAATATTGATCAGAGCGTTCACTTGCGTCCCTTCGACAGCCTGCCGAAGTTGCGGCTCGCGGTTCAAGGCTATTGGCACCAGCAACTCGGCGACGATACGGTCGATGGGATGCCTGTCGATGGCGGCTTCAAGGGGCGCGAGTTTGGCATCGGTCCGCAGATCGAATATGATCTATTCAAGAAGGGGGGAATCCTTTTCAAGTATGACCGCGAAGTCGGGGTGGTCAATCGCCCGGCGGGAAACCGTTTCTGGTTCGAACTGACCTTTCCCGTCGCCGGCCCGTGA
- the bla gene encoding class A beta-lactamase: MIDRRNFTLGAGAMVLSACVGARAPKEDPALRLRALEKAAGGRLGAFVYDTGSGRSFGWRVDERFCHCSTFKLSLAALALRESDARRLDLAENLSFGRADILGYSPVVEAHLAQGHLTIRALAEAVQTVSDNAAANVLMHRLGGPQAVTAFWRQIGDGVSRIDSYEPGVNVIPAGTQENSTTPRAMAQTVRRIVLGDVLHPASRDVLRGWMAETQSGLQRIRAGIPPDWRGLDKTGTGMRKGVGNKTNDLAVLMPPGGKAPLIVVGYFENPVFSEDVHPGDEAVLKALGDLAVRWAS; encoded by the coding sequence GTGATCGATCGTCGGAACTTCACCTTGGGGGCAGGGGCGATGGTGCTGTCTGCCTGCGTCGGCGCACGGGCGCCGAAAGAGGACCCGGCGCTTCGCCTCAGGGCTCTGGAAAAGGCGGCCGGGGGACGGCTGGGCGCTTTCGTGTACGATACCGGAAGCGGGCGCAGCTTCGGCTGGCGTGTGGACGAGCGGTTCTGCCATTGCTCGACCTTCAAGCTCTCGCTGGCGGCGCTTGCCTTGCGTGAGAGCGATGCCAGGCGGCTGGACCTTGCCGAAAACCTCTCGTTCGGGCGGGCCGACATTCTGGGATATTCGCCGGTCGTGGAGGCGCATCTGGCGCAGGGCCATCTGACGATCAGGGCTCTGGCAGAGGCCGTGCAGACCGTCAGCGACAATGCGGCGGCCAATGTCCTGATGCATCGTCTGGGAGGTCCGCAGGCCGTGACGGCGTTCTGGCGCCAGATCGGAGACGGCGTGAGCCGGATCGACAGCTATGAGCCCGGCGTCAACGTGATCCCCGCCGGGACGCAGGAGAACAGCACCACGCCAAGGGCAATGGCACAGACGGTCAGGCGGATCGTGCTGGGTGACGTGTTGCATCCGGCCAGTCGGGACGTACTGCGCGGCTGGATGGCCGAGACGCAAAGCGGCTTGCAGCGGATACGCGCCGGCATCCCGCCAGACTGGCGCGGCCTCGACAAGACCGGCACCGGCATGCGCAAGGGCGTCGGCAACAAGACGAACGATCTGGCGGTGCTGATGCCGCCGGGCGGCAAGGCGCCGCTGATCGTGGTCGGTTACTTCGAAAATCCGGTGTTTTCGGAAGACGTGCATCCCGGTGACGAGGCGGTGCTCAAGGCGTTGGGCGATCTTGCGGTTCGCTGGGCAAGCTGA
- a CDS encoding GMC family oxidoreductase, whose translation MSGAFDYIVVGAGSAGCVTAGRLVGEHGARVLLLEQGPGDSHAVIRMPAGSFKMLFAPSPFVKHYASVPQSELAGRSVSVPQGNVVGGGSSVNVMAYTRGSRLDYQRWDEALGGGSGWDWEGLLPYFRRQEGHVRLDNVAHGGSGPLKVRDPNYLAPIAGVFLKTMQRLGLPFRDDFAGGDLHGIGYIPTTIDGAKRCSAADAFLRPVQGDARLTLVCKAQVTRLLLEGSRVIGVEYAEGGKLHRATASAEVVLAAGAFATPKLLMLSGIGPADHLREHGIAVAADLPGVGQNLQDHNVTFLTAETRGNYGYYRADKGRNLVRNLLHYGLFGGGPIASNGAETMGFVNLTDPSADPDIQLYCLGVMWPGLAAEQQKPGLTLMANLVKPLSRGAVRLRSADPAEDPLVDLGWLRDTSDEDRLLRALRYLREIAATDPLASIISAPRLPDPQVTDDAGLRAFIRSSTESNYHPVGTCRMGRDGDPMAVLDARLRLRGIEGLRVFDASMMPVIPSANTNATVMAAADKGVDLMMSG comes from the coding sequence ATGAGCGGGGCCTTCGATTATATCGTGGTCGGTGCCGGCAGCGCGGGCTGCGTCACCGCCGGGCGGCTGGTCGGCGAGCATGGCGCGCGGGTGCTGTTGCTCGAACAGGGGCCGGGTGACAGCCATGCCGTTATCCGGATGCCGGCGGGCAGCTTCAAAATGCTTTTCGCGCCGAGCCCCTTCGTCAAGCATTATGCCAGCGTACCGCAGTCCGAACTCGCAGGGCGCTCGGTCTCGGTGCCGCAGGGCAATGTCGTGGGCGGCGGTAGTTCGGTCAATGTCATGGCCTATACGCGCGGCTCGCGCCTTGATTACCAGCGCTGGGACGAGGCGCTGGGCGGTGGCTCAGGCTGGGACTGGGAGGGGCTGCTGCCCTATTTCCGCCGGCAGGAGGGGCATGTGCGGCTCGACAACGTGGCGCATGGCGGATCGGGACCGCTCAAGGTGCGTGATCCCAATTACCTCGCGCCAATTGCCGGTGTGTTCCTCAAGACAATGCAGCGCCTGGGCCTGCCTTTCCGCGATGACTTCGCCGGTGGCGACCTGCATGGCATCGGGTATATCCCCACCACCATCGACGGAGCGAAACGGTGCAGCGCGGCCGACGCTTTCCTGCGCCCGGTACAGGGCGACGCGCGGCTGACGCTGGTATGCAAGGCGCAGGTGACGCGGCTTCTGCTTGAGGGCTCCCGCGTGATTGGCGTCGAATATGCCGAGGGCGGCAAACTGCACCGCGCCACCGCCTCAGCCGAGGTGGTCCTTGCAGCGGGCGCCTTCGCTACGCCGAAGCTGCTGATGCTTTCCGGCATCGGCCCGGCTGATCACCTGCGCGAGCATGGCATTGCGGTCGCCGCCGATCTTCCCGGCGTCGGGCAGAACCTGCAGGATCACAATGTCACCTTCCTCACCGCCGAGACGCGGGGAAATTACGGGTATTACCGTGCCGACAAGGGGCGCAATCTTGTGCGCAACCTGCTGCATTACGGCCTGTTCGGCGGCGGCCCCATCGCCTCGAACGGCGCCGAGACGATGGGTTTCGTCAATCTGACCGATCCCTCGGCCGATCCCGATATCCAGCTCTATTGCCTTGGCGTGATGTGGCCGGGCCTTGCCGCCGAGCAGCAGAAGCCGGGGCTGACGCTGATGGCCAATCTGGTCAAGCCGCTCTCGCGCGGGGCGGTACGGCTGCGCTCGGCCGATCCGGCCGAGGACCCCCTGGTCGACCTGGGCTGGTTGCGCGACACTTCGGACGAGGACCGGCTGCTCAGGGCACTGCGCTATCTGCGCGAGATTGCCGCGACCGACCCGCTCGCCTCGATCATTTCCGCCCCGCGCCTGCCCGATCCACAGGTCACCGATGACGCGGGCCTGCGTGCCTTTATCCGCAGCAGCACCGAGAGCAATTATCATCCCGTCGGCACCTGCCGCATGGGGCGTGACGGTGACCCGATGGCGGTGCTCGATGCACGGCTGCGGCTGCGCGGCATCGAGGGTCTCCGGGTCTTCGATGCCTCGATGATGCCGGTGATCCCTTCTGCCAACACCAATGCGACGGTGATGGCCGCCGCCGACAAAGGCGTCGATCTGATGATGTCCGGCTGA
- a CDS encoding response regulator transcription factor, whose translation MSVERLSNLLLIDADMRRRAAISHALSSSGIHVEPFESTSELSGSWPRSGVILIHDAPGAIADVVERMAAHGDWFPIIAFSEDATTGRVVEAILDGAIDYVGWPISPVELATILTRAMGRADQIGNAKLREVMARARIERLTRREREVLGGVASGLSNRLIGEKLSISPRTVEIHRANMLNKLGANHTSDAIRIAIEASLVS comes from the coding sequence ATGTCCGTGGAGCGTCTTTCGAATCTGCTTCTGATCGATGCCGACATGCGCCGCCGCGCCGCGATCAGCCACGCGCTGTCGTCTTCCGGCATCCATGTGGAGCCTTTCGAAAGCACGTCGGAACTGTCGGGCAGCTGGCCGCGCTCGGGCGTGATCCTGATCCACGATGCCCCCGGCGCGATCGCCGATGTGGTGGAACGCATGGCCGCGCATGGGGACTGGTTTCCGATCATCGCCTTTTCCGAAGACGCCACCACCGGCCGCGTGGTCGAGGCCATTCTCGATGGCGCGATCGATTATGTCGGCTGGCCGATCAGCCCGGTCGAACTCGCCACGATCCTCACCCGCGCGATGGGCCGCGCAGACCAGATCGGCAATGCCAAGCTGCGCGAGGTCATGGCCCGCGCCCGGATCGAGCGGCTGACCCGGCGCGAACGCGAAGTGCTGGGCGGCGTCGCCAGCGGGCTTTCCAACCGTCTGATCGGGGAAAAGCTCTCGATCAGCCCGCGCACCGTGGAGATCCACCGCGCCAACATGCTCAACAAGCTGGGCGCCAACCACACCTCGGACGCAATCCGCATCGCCATCGAGGCATCGCTGGTGTCGTGA